The following coding sequences are from one Delphinus delphis chromosome 17, mDelDel1.2, whole genome shotgun sequence window:
- the CPSF1 gene encoding cleavage and polyadenylation specificity factor subunit 1 isoform X2, with the protein MYAVYKQAHPPTGLEFSMYCNFFNNSERNLVVAGTSQLYVYRLNRDAEVPTKNDRSAEGKAHREHREKLELVASFSFFGNVMSMASVQLAGAKRDALLLSFKDAKLSVVEYDPGTHDLKTLSLHYFEEPELRDGFVQNVHTPRVRVDPDGRCAAMLIYGTRLVVLPFRRESLAEEHEGLVGEGQRSSFLPSYIIDVRALDEKLLNIVDLQFLHGYYEPTLLILFEPNQTWPGRVAVRQDTCSIVAISLNITQKVHPVIWSLTSLPFDCTQALAVPKPIGGVVVFAVNSLLYLNQSVPPYGVALNSLTTGTTAFPLRTQEGVRITLDCAQAAFISYDKMVISLKGGEIYVLTLITDGMRSVRAFHFDKAAASVLTTSMVTMEPGYLFLGSRLGNSLLLKYTEKLQEPPAGTAREVADKEEPPSKKKRVDATAGWSGGKSVPQDEVDEIEVYGSEAQSGTQLATYSFEVCDSILNIGPCANAAVGEPAFLSEEFQSSPEPDLEIVVCSGYGKNGALSVLQKSIRPQVVTTFELPGCYDMWTVIAPVRKEQEESTKGEGTEQEPSAPEADDDGRRHGFLILSREDSTMILQTGQEIMELDTSGFATQGPTVFAGNIGDNRYIVQVSPLGIRLLEGVNQLHFIPVDLGSPIVQCAVADPYVVIMSAEGHVTMFLLKSDSYGGRHHRLALHKPPLHHSKVITLCVYRDVSGLFTTESRLGGARDELGGRSGSEAECQGSETSPTVDDEEEMLYGDSGSLFSPSKEEARRSSQPPADRDPTPFRAEPTHWCLLVRENGTMEIYQLPDWRLVFLVKNFPVGQRVLVDSSFGQPTTQGEARKEEATRQGELPLVKEVLLVALGSRQRRPYLLVHVDQELLVYEAFPHDSQLGQGNLKVRFKKVPHSINFREKKPKPSKKKAEGGSAEEGAGARGRVARFRYFEDIYGYSGVFICGPSPHWLLVTGRGALRLHPMGIDGPIDSFAPFHNVNCPRGFLYFNRQGELRISVLPAYLSYDAPWPVRKIPLRCTAHYVAYHVESKVYAVATSTNTPCTRIPRMTGEEKEFETIERDDRYIHPQQEAFSIQLISPVSWEAIPNARIELEEWEHVTCMKTVSLRSEETVSGLKGYVAAGTCLMQGEEVTCRGRILIMDVIEVVPEPGQPLTKNKFKVLYEKEQKGPVTALCHCNGHLVSAIGQKIFLWSLRASELTGMAFIDTQLYIHQMISVKNFILAADVMKSISLLRYQEESKTLSLVSRDAKPLEVYSVDFMVDSAQLGFLVSDRDRNLMVYMYLPEAKESFGGMRLLRRADFHVGAHVNTFWRTPCRGAAEGPSKKSVVWENKHITWFGEDLPAAADAAERTDHHAAPPRRPQPACLPDAARGPARPAECGAQCAGWGAAQPLPVPEHHGARGAGQEDWHHARHYPGRPVGDGPSHCPLLDPWILPLSPPRFCTKHKEKHLLDLRRACGHCRPNSRPQSLQCPQVFLRRLCLGPGRPLSLQWGELCGPPAGAP; encoded by the exons ATGTACGCCGTATACAAGCAGGCGCATCCGCCCACCGGCCTCGAGTTCTCGATGTATTGCAACTTTTTTAACAACAGCGAGCGCAACCTCGTGGTGGCCGGGACATCGCAGCTCTACGTGTACCGCCTCAACCGCGACGCCGAG GTGCCGACCAAGAATGACAGGAGCGCAG AGGGGAAGGCCCACCGGGAGCACCGGGAAAAGCTGGAGCTGGtggcttccttctctttcttcggCAACGTCATGTCCATGGCCAGCGTGCAGCTGGCGGGCGCCAAGAGGGATGCCCTGCTCCTGAGCTTCAAGGATGCCAAG CTGTCGGTAGTGGAGTACGACCCGGGCACCCACGATCTCAAGACCCTGTCTCTGCACTACTTTGAGGAGCCTGAGCTGCGG GACGGCTTTGTGCAGAACGTGCACACGCCGCGGGTGCGCGTGGACCCCGACGGGCGCTGCGCGGCCATGCTCATCTACGGCACGCGGCTGGTGGTCCTTCCCTTCCGCAGGGAGAGCCTGGCCGAGGAGCACGAGGGGCTCGTGGGTGAGGG GCAGAGGTCCAGCTTCCTGCCCAGCTACATCATTGACGTGAGGGCCCTGGACGAGAAGCTTCTCAACATTGTCGACCTGCAGTTCCTGCACGGCTACTACGAGCCCACCCTGCTCATCCTGTTTGAGCCCAACCAGACCTGGCCTGG GCGGGTGGCTGTGCGGCAGGACACGTGCTCCATCGTGGCCATTTCGCTGAACATCACGCAGAAGGTCCACCCTGTCATCTGGTCCCTCACCAGCCTGCCTTTTGACTGCACCCAGGCCCTTGCCGTGCCCAAGCCCATAG GCGGGGTGGTGGTCTTTGCTGTCAACTCGCTGCTGTACCTGAACCAGAGCGTCCCCCCCTACGGCGTGGCCCTCAACAGCCTCACCACCGGCACCACTGCCTTCCCCCTGC GCACCCAGGAGGGCGTGCGGATCACCCTGGACTGTGCCCAGGCAGCCTTCATCTCCTACGACAAGATGGTCATCTCCCTCAAGGGCGGCGAGAT CTACGTGCTGACGCTTATCACGGACGGCATGCGCAGCGTCCGCGCCTTCCACTTCGACAAGGCCGCCGCCAGCGTCCTCACCACTAGT ATGGTCACCATGGAGCCCGGATACCTGTTCCTTGGCTCTCGCCTGGGCAACTCCCTGCTCCTCAAGTACACGGAAAAGCTGCAGGAGCCCCCGGCCGGCACCGCCCGGGAGGTTGCCGACAAG GAGGAGCCGCCCTCCAAGAAGAAGCGCGTGGACGCCACAGCGGGCTGGTCAG GGGGCAAGTCAGTGCCGCAGGACGAGGTGGACGAGATTGAGGTGTACGGCAGCGAGGCCCAGTCAGGCACACAGCTGGCCACTTACTCCTTTGAG GTGTGTGACAGCATCCTCAACATCGGGCCCTGCGCCAACGCCGCCGTGGGCGAGCCCGCCTTCCTTTCTGAAGAG TTTCAGAGCAGTCCCGAGCCAGACCTGGAGATCGTGGTGTGCTCCGGCTACGGGAAGAACGGGGCCCTGTCGGTGCTGCAg AAGAGCATCCGGCCCCAGGTGGTGACCACCTTTGAGCTTCCTGGCTGCTATGACATGTGGACAGTCATCGCCCCTGTGCGGAAGGAGCAG GAGGAGAGCACCAAGGGTGAGGGAACGGAGCAGGAGCCCAGCGCCCCCGAAGCAGATGACGATGGGCGGAGACACGGGTTCCTTATCCTGAGCCGGGAAGACTCCACCATG ATCCTACAGACGGGGCAGGAGATCATGGAGCTGGACACCAGCGGCTTCGCCACGCAGGGCCCCACAGTCTTTGCTGGCAACATCGGGGACAATCGCTACATCGTGCAGGTGTCGCCACTCGGCATCCGCCTGTTGGAAGGAG TGAACCAGCTGCACTTCATCCCCGTGGACCTGGGCTCCCCCATCGTGCAGTGCGCCGTGGCCGACCCCTACGTGGTCATCATGAGTGCCGAGGGCCACGTCACCATGTTCCTGCTCAAGAGTGACTCGTACGGGGGCCGCCACCACCGCCTGGCGCTGCACAAGCCCCCGCTGCACCAC TCCAAGGTGATTACGCTCTGCGTGTACCGGGACGTCAGCGGCCTGTTCACCACCGAGAGCCGCCTGGGCGGGGCCCGCGACGAGCTGGGCGGCCGCAGCGGCTCAGAGGCCGAGTGCCAGGGCTCGGAGACCAG CCCCACGGTGGATGACGAGGAGGAGATGCTTTACGGAGACTCGGGCTCCCTCTTCAGCCCCAGCAAGGAGGAGGCCCGCAGGAGCAGCCAGCCCCCCGCCGACCGGGACCCCACCCCCTTCCGGGCTGAGCCCACCCACTGGTGCCTGCTGGTGCGGGAGAACGGAACCATGGAG ATCTACCAGCTCCCCGACTGGCGGCTGGTGTTCCTGGTGAAGAACTTCCCTGTGGGGCAGCGGGTCCTGGTGGACAGCTCCTTTGGTCAGCCCACCACCCAGGGCGAGGCCCGGAAGGAGGAGGCCACGCGCCAGGGCGAGCTGCCCCTCGTCAAGGAGGTGCTGCTGGTGGCGCTGGGGAGCCGCCAGCGCAGGCCCTACTTGCTG GTGCACGTGGACCAGGAGCTGCTCGTGTACGAGGCCTTCCCCCACGACTCACAGCTCGGCCAGGGGAACCTCAAAGTTCGCTTCAAGAAG GTCCCGCACAGCATCAACTTCCGAGAGAAGAAGCCAAAGCCGTCCAAGAAGAAGGCCGAAGGCGGCAGCGCTGAGGAGGGTGCCGGGGCCCGAGGCCGTGTGGCGCGGTTCCGCTACTTTGAGGACATTTACGGCTACTCGGGG GTGTTCATCTGCGGCCCCTCGCCCCACTGGCTCCTGGTGACTGGCCGGGGGGCCCTGCGGCTGCACCCCATGGGCATCGATGGCCCCATCGACTCCTTCGCCCCATTCCACAACGTCAACTGCCCCCGCGGCTTCCTGTACTTCAACAGACAG ggCGAGCTGAGGATCAGTGTCTTGCCTGCCTACCTGTCCTACGATGCCCCGTGGCCTGTCAGGAAGATCCCGCTGCGCTGCACGGCCCACTATGTGGCTTACCATGTGGAGTCCAAG gtGTATGCCGTTGCCACCAGCACCAACACGCCGTGCACCCGCATCCCGCGCATGACGGGCGAGGAGAAGGAGTTTGAGACCATTGAGAGAG ATGACCGTTATATCCACCCTCAGCAGGAGGCCTTCTCCATCCAGCTCATCTCCCCGGTCAGCTGGGAGGCCATCCCCAACGCCAG GATCGAGCTAGAGGAGTGGGAGCACGTGACCTGCATGAAGACGGTGTCGCTGCGCAGTGAGGAAACCGTGTCGGGCCTCAAGGGCTACGTAGCCGCCGGGACCTGCCTCATGCAAGGGGAGGAGGTCACGTGCCGAGGGCGG ATCCTGATCATGGACGTGATCGAGGTGGTGCCCGAGCCCGGCCAGCCCCTGACCAAGAACAAGTTCAAGGTCTTGTACGAGAAGGAGCAAAAGGGGCCCGTGACTGCCCTGTGCCACTGCAACGGCCACCTGGTGTCGGCCATCGGCCAGAAG atcTTCCTGTGGAGCCTGCGGGCCAGCGAGCTGACAGGCATGGCCTTCATCGACACACAGCTCTACATCCACCAGATGATCAGCGTCAAGAACTTCATCCTGGCCGCGGACGTCATGAAGAGCATCTCGCTGCTGCGCTACCAGGAGGAGAGCAAGACGCTGAGCCTCGTGTCCCGG GACGCCAAACCCCTGGAAGTGTACAGCGTGGACTTCATGGTGGACAGTGCACAGCTGGGCTTCCTGG TGTCCGACCGTGACCGCAACCTCATGGTCTACATGTACCTGCCAGAAG CCAAGGAGAGCTTCGGGGGCATGCGGCTGCTGCGCCGGGCGGACTTCCACGTGGGCGCCCACGTGAACACGTTCTGGAGGACCCCCTGCCGGGGGGCTGCTGAAGGCCCCAGCAAGAAGTCCGTTGTGTGGGAGAATAAGCACATCACGTGGTTTG GAGAAGACCTACCGGCGGCTGCTGATGCTGCAGAACGCACTGACCACCATGCTGCCCCACCACGCCGGCCTCAACCCGCGTGCCTTCCG GATGCTGCACGTGGACCGGCGCGTCCTGCAGAATGCGGTGCGCAATGTGCTGGATGGGGAGCTGCTCAACCGCTACCTGTACCTGAGCACCATGGAGCGCGGGGAGCTGGCCAAGAAGATTGGCACCACGCCCGACATT ATCCTGGACGACCTGTTGGAGACGGACCGAGTCACTGCCCACTTCTAGACCCCTGGATACTGCCACTTTCCCCACCCCGCTTTTgtacaaaacacaaagaaaaacatttgttGGATTTGAGAAGAGCATGTGGTCATTGCAGGCCCAACTCCAGGCCACAGTCACTCCAGTGCCCCCAGGTCTTTCTTAGGCGTCTGTGCCTTGGCCCTGGCCGGCCCCTCAGCCTGCAGTGGGGCGAGCTCTGTGGTCCTCCTGCCGGGGCTCCCTAG
- the CPSF1 gene encoding cleavage and polyadenylation specificity factor subunit 1 isoform X4 → MYAVYKQAHPPTGLEFSMYCNFFNNSERNLVVAGTSQLYVYRLNRDAEVPTKNDRSAEGKAHREHREKLELVASFSFFGNVMSMASVQLAGAKRDALLLSFKDAKLSVVEYDPGTHDLKTLSLHYFEEPELRDGFVQNVHTPRVRVDPDGRCAAMLIYGTRLVVLPFRRESLAEEHEGLVGEGQRSSFLPSYIIDVRALDEKLLNIVDLQFLHGYYEPTLLILFEPNQTWPGRVAVRQDTCSIVAISLNITQKVHPVIWSLTSLPFDCTQALAVPKPIGGVVVFAVNSLLYLNQSVPPYGVALNSLTTGTTAFPLRTQEGVRITLDCAQAAFISYDKMVISLKGGEIYVLTLITDGMRSVRAFHFDKAAASVLTTSMVTMEPGYLFLGSRLGNSLLLKYTEKLQEPPAGTAREVADKEEPPSKKKRVDATAGWSGGKSVPQDEVDEIEVYGSEAQSGTQLATYSFEVCDSILNIGPCANAAVGEPAFLSEEFQSSPEPDLEIVVCSGYGKNGALSVLQKSIRPQVVTTFELPGCYDMWTVIAPVRKEQEESTKGEGTEQEPSAPEADDDGRRHGFLILSREDSTMILQTGQEIMELDTSGFATQGPTVFAGNIGDNRYIVQVSPLGIRLLEGVNQLHFIPVDLGSPIVQCAVADPYVVIMSAEGHVTMFLLKSDSYGGRHHRLALHKPPLHHQSKVITLCVYRDVSGLFTTESRLGGARDELGGRSGSEAECQGSETSPTVDDEEEMLYGDSGSLFSPSKEEARRSSQPPADRDPTPFRAEPTHWCLLVRENGTMEIYQLPDWRLVFLVKNFPVGQRVLVDSSFGQPTTQGEARKEEATRQGELPLVKEVLLVALGSRQRRPYLLVHVDQELLVYEAFPHDSQLGQGNLKVRFKKVPHSINFREKKPKPSKKKAEGGSAEEGAGARGRVARFRYFEDIYGYSGVFICGPSPHWLLVTGRGALRLHPMGIDGPIDSFAPFHNVNCPRGFLYFNRQGELRISVLPAYLSYDAPWPVRKIPLRCTAHYVAYHVESKVYAVATSTNTPCTRIPRMTGEEKEFETIERDDRYIHPQQEAFSIQLISPVSWEAIPNARIELEEWEHVTCMKTVSLRSEETVSGLKGYVAAGTCLMQGEEVTCRGRILIMDVIEVVPEPGQPLTKNKFKVLYEKEQKGPVTALCHCNGHLVSAIGQKIFLWSLRASELTGMAFIDTQLYIHQMISVKNFILAADVMKSISLLRYQEESKTLSLVSRDAKPLEVYSVDFMVDSAQLGFLVSDRDRNLMVYMYLPEAKESFGGMRLLRRADFHVGAHVNTFWRTPCRGAAEGPSKKSVVWENKHITWFATLDGGIGLLLPMQEKTYRRLLMLQNALTTMLPHHAGLNPRAFRMLHVDRRVLQNAVRNVLDGELLNRYLYLSTMERGELAKKIGTTPDIILDDLLETDRVTAHF, encoded by the exons ATGTACGCCGTATACAAGCAGGCGCATCCGCCCACCGGCCTCGAGTTCTCGATGTATTGCAACTTTTTTAACAACAGCGAGCGCAACCTCGTGGTGGCCGGGACATCGCAGCTCTACGTGTACCGCCTCAACCGCGACGCCGAG GTGCCGACCAAGAATGACAGGAGCGCAG AGGGGAAGGCCCACCGGGAGCACCGGGAAAAGCTGGAGCTGGtggcttccttctctttcttcggCAACGTCATGTCCATGGCCAGCGTGCAGCTGGCGGGCGCCAAGAGGGATGCCCTGCTCCTGAGCTTCAAGGATGCCAAG CTGTCGGTAGTGGAGTACGACCCGGGCACCCACGATCTCAAGACCCTGTCTCTGCACTACTTTGAGGAGCCTGAGCTGCGG GACGGCTTTGTGCAGAACGTGCACACGCCGCGGGTGCGCGTGGACCCCGACGGGCGCTGCGCGGCCATGCTCATCTACGGCACGCGGCTGGTGGTCCTTCCCTTCCGCAGGGAGAGCCTGGCCGAGGAGCACGAGGGGCTCGTGGGTGAGGG GCAGAGGTCCAGCTTCCTGCCCAGCTACATCATTGACGTGAGGGCCCTGGACGAGAAGCTTCTCAACATTGTCGACCTGCAGTTCCTGCACGGCTACTACGAGCCCACCCTGCTCATCCTGTTTGAGCCCAACCAGACCTGGCCTGG GCGGGTGGCTGTGCGGCAGGACACGTGCTCCATCGTGGCCATTTCGCTGAACATCACGCAGAAGGTCCACCCTGTCATCTGGTCCCTCACCAGCCTGCCTTTTGACTGCACCCAGGCCCTTGCCGTGCCCAAGCCCATAG GCGGGGTGGTGGTCTTTGCTGTCAACTCGCTGCTGTACCTGAACCAGAGCGTCCCCCCCTACGGCGTGGCCCTCAACAGCCTCACCACCGGCACCACTGCCTTCCCCCTGC GCACCCAGGAGGGCGTGCGGATCACCCTGGACTGTGCCCAGGCAGCCTTCATCTCCTACGACAAGATGGTCATCTCCCTCAAGGGCGGCGAGAT CTACGTGCTGACGCTTATCACGGACGGCATGCGCAGCGTCCGCGCCTTCCACTTCGACAAGGCCGCCGCCAGCGTCCTCACCACTAGT ATGGTCACCATGGAGCCCGGATACCTGTTCCTTGGCTCTCGCCTGGGCAACTCCCTGCTCCTCAAGTACACGGAAAAGCTGCAGGAGCCCCCGGCCGGCACCGCCCGGGAGGTTGCCGACAAG GAGGAGCCGCCCTCCAAGAAGAAGCGCGTGGACGCCACAGCGGGCTGGTCAG GGGGCAAGTCAGTGCCGCAGGACGAGGTGGACGAGATTGAGGTGTACGGCAGCGAGGCCCAGTCAGGCACACAGCTGGCCACTTACTCCTTTGAG GTGTGTGACAGCATCCTCAACATCGGGCCCTGCGCCAACGCCGCCGTGGGCGAGCCCGCCTTCCTTTCTGAAGAG TTTCAGAGCAGTCCCGAGCCAGACCTGGAGATCGTGGTGTGCTCCGGCTACGGGAAGAACGGGGCCCTGTCGGTGCTGCAg AAGAGCATCCGGCCCCAGGTGGTGACCACCTTTGAGCTTCCTGGCTGCTATGACATGTGGACAGTCATCGCCCCTGTGCGGAAGGAGCAG GAGGAGAGCACCAAGGGTGAGGGAACGGAGCAGGAGCCCAGCGCCCCCGAAGCAGATGACGATGGGCGGAGACACGGGTTCCTTATCCTGAGCCGGGAAGACTCCACCATG ATCCTACAGACGGGGCAGGAGATCATGGAGCTGGACACCAGCGGCTTCGCCACGCAGGGCCCCACAGTCTTTGCTGGCAACATCGGGGACAATCGCTACATCGTGCAGGTGTCGCCACTCGGCATCCGCCTGTTGGAAGGAG TGAACCAGCTGCACTTCATCCCCGTGGACCTGGGCTCCCCCATCGTGCAGTGCGCCGTGGCCGACCCCTACGTGGTCATCATGAGTGCCGAGGGCCACGTCACCATGTTCCTGCTCAAGAGTGACTCGTACGGGGGCCGCCACCACCGCCTGGCGCTGCACAAGCCCCCGCTGCACCAC CAGTCCAAGGTGATTACGCTCTGCGTGTACCGGGACGTCAGCGGCCTGTTCACCACCGAGAGCCGCCTGGGCGGGGCCCGCGACGAGCTGGGCGGCCGCAGCGGCTCAGAGGCCGAGTGCCAGGGCTCGGAGACCAG CCCCACGGTGGATGACGAGGAGGAGATGCTTTACGGAGACTCGGGCTCCCTCTTCAGCCCCAGCAAGGAGGAGGCCCGCAGGAGCAGCCAGCCCCCCGCCGACCGGGACCCCACCCCCTTCCGGGCTGAGCCCACCCACTGGTGCCTGCTGGTGCGGGAGAACGGAACCATGGAG ATCTACCAGCTCCCCGACTGGCGGCTGGTGTTCCTGGTGAAGAACTTCCCTGTGGGGCAGCGGGTCCTGGTGGACAGCTCCTTTGGTCAGCCCACCACCCAGGGCGAGGCCCGGAAGGAGGAGGCCACGCGCCAGGGCGAGCTGCCCCTCGTCAAGGAGGTGCTGCTGGTGGCGCTGGGGAGCCGCCAGCGCAGGCCCTACTTGCTG GTGCACGTGGACCAGGAGCTGCTCGTGTACGAGGCCTTCCCCCACGACTCACAGCTCGGCCAGGGGAACCTCAAAGTTCGCTTCAAGAAG GTCCCGCACAGCATCAACTTCCGAGAGAAGAAGCCAAAGCCGTCCAAGAAGAAGGCCGAAGGCGGCAGCGCTGAGGAGGGTGCCGGGGCCCGAGGCCGTGTGGCGCGGTTCCGCTACTTTGAGGACATTTACGGCTACTCGGGG GTGTTCATCTGCGGCCCCTCGCCCCACTGGCTCCTGGTGACTGGCCGGGGGGCCCTGCGGCTGCACCCCATGGGCATCGATGGCCCCATCGACTCCTTCGCCCCATTCCACAACGTCAACTGCCCCCGCGGCTTCCTGTACTTCAACAGACAG ggCGAGCTGAGGATCAGTGTCTTGCCTGCCTACCTGTCCTACGATGCCCCGTGGCCTGTCAGGAAGATCCCGCTGCGCTGCACGGCCCACTATGTGGCTTACCATGTGGAGTCCAAG gtGTATGCCGTTGCCACCAGCACCAACACGCCGTGCACCCGCATCCCGCGCATGACGGGCGAGGAGAAGGAGTTTGAGACCATTGAGAGAG ATGACCGTTATATCCACCCTCAGCAGGAGGCCTTCTCCATCCAGCTCATCTCCCCGGTCAGCTGGGAGGCCATCCCCAACGCCAG GATCGAGCTAGAGGAGTGGGAGCACGTGACCTGCATGAAGACGGTGTCGCTGCGCAGTGAGGAAACCGTGTCGGGCCTCAAGGGCTACGTAGCCGCCGGGACCTGCCTCATGCAAGGGGAGGAGGTCACGTGCCGAGGGCGG ATCCTGATCATGGACGTGATCGAGGTGGTGCCCGAGCCCGGCCAGCCCCTGACCAAGAACAAGTTCAAGGTCTTGTACGAGAAGGAGCAAAAGGGGCCCGTGACTGCCCTGTGCCACTGCAACGGCCACCTGGTGTCGGCCATCGGCCAGAAG atcTTCCTGTGGAGCCTGCGGGCCAGCGAGCTGACAGGCATGGCCTTCATCGACACACAGCTCTACATCCACCAGATGATCAGCGTCAAGAACTTCATCCTGGCCGCGGACGTCATGAAGAGCATCTCGCTGCTGCGCTACCAGGAGGAGAGCAAGACGCTGAGCCTCGTGTCCCGG GACGCCAAACCCCTGGAAGTGTACAGCGTGGACTTCATGGTGGACAGTGCACAGCTGGGCTTCCTGG TGTCCGACCGTGACCGCAACCTCATGGTCTACATGTACCTGCCAGAAG CCAAGGAGAGCTTCGGGGGCATGCGGCTGCTGCGCCGGGCGGACTTCCACGTGGGCGCCCACGTGAACACGTTCTGGAGGACCCCCTGCCGGGGGGCTGCTGAAGGCCCCAGCAAGAAGTCCGTTGTGTGGGAGAATAAGCACATCACGTGGTTTG CCACACTGGACGGTGGCATCGGCCTCCTGCTGCCCATGCAGGAGAAGACCTACCGGCGGCTGCTGATGCTGCAGAACGCACTGACCACCATGCTGCCCCACCACGCCGGCCTCAACCCGCGTGCCTTCCG GATGCTGCACGTGGACCGGCGCGTCCTGCAGAATGCGGTGCGCAATGTGCTGGATGGGGAGCTGCTCAACCGCTACCTGTACCTGAGCACCATGGAGCGCGGGGAGCTGGCCAAGAAGATTGGCACCACGCCCGACATT ATCCTGGACGACCTGTTGGAGACGGACCGAGTCACTGCCCACTTCTAG